In Hemitrygon akajei chromosome 12, sHemAka1.3, whole genome shotgun sequence, a single window of DNA contains:
- the extl2 gene encoding exostosin-like 2 produces the protein MWSRCVMRFTRRLFGGGTLPSYLVMAVLIVLIVGAVLTTLLPKVVESGATVVRREQDVHRIDTRNSFTIVMQTYNRTDLLLKLLNHYQAIPNLHKIIVVWNSVGIKPPTDLWDSLGPHPIPVIFKEQMVNRMRNRLEPFPELETKGVLMVDDDILISAYDLDFAFSVWQQFPDQIVGFVPRKHVTTSSGVYSYGSFELQNAAGRIGDYYSMVLIGAAFFHAGYLEKFKVQLPAVHNLIDKTQNCDDIAMNFIVAKYTGKPSGVFVKPVDMRNLEKDSNSGFSGMWHRAEHLLQRSWCLNQLAAIYGSMPLKYSNIMISQFGFPNYANHKEKS, from the exons ATGTGGAGCCGCTGTGTGATGAG ATTCACAAGACGGTTGTTTGGTGGTGGGACTCTACCCTCGTATTTAGTGATGGCTGTTCTAATCGTTCTTATTGTGGGAGCTGTCTTGACCACCTTATTGCCCAAAGTTGTGGAAAGTGGAGCTACTGTGGTCCGTAGAGAGCAGGACGTGCACAGAATCGACACTCGTAATTCATTCACCATCGTGATGCAGACTTACAACAGGACGGACCTGCTTCTTAAACTGCTGAATCATTATCAGGCCATTCCAAACCTGCATAAGATCATTGTCGTTTGGAACAGCGTTGGAATAAAACCTCCAACGGATTTATGGGATTCACTGGGGCCACATCCTATCCCAGTTATTTTTAAGGAGCAGATGGTGAATAGAATGCGAAATCGACTGGAGCCGTTTCCTGAACTGGAAACCAAAG GTGTTTTGATGGTTGATGACGATATTTTAATTAGTGCCTACGACCTTGATTTCGCCTTTTCTGTGTGGCAG caaTTTCCAGATCAAATAGTGGGCTTTGTTCCTCGAAAGCACGTCACAACTTCTTCAGGAGTTTATAGTTATGGCAGTTTTGAGCTCCAGAATGCAGCAGGTAGAATTGGTGACTACTATTCCATGGTGCTAATTGGAGCTGCATTTTTCCATGCTGGTTATCTTGAGAAATTTAAAGTCCAGCTCCCAGCTGTCCACAATTTAATAGACAAAACACAAAATTGTGATGATATTGCCATGAACTTCATAGTTGCAAAGTACACTGGGAAGCCATCCGGAGTGTTTGTGAAGCCAGTGGACATGAGGAATCTGGAGAAAGATTCCAATAGTGGTTTCAGTGGGATGTGGCACCGTGCAGAGCATCTGCTCCAACGATCATGGTGTTTGAATCAGCTGGCTGCTATCTATGGCAGCATGCCTTTGAAATATTCCAATATCATGATCTCACAGTTTGGGTTTCCTAACTATGCAAAtcacaaagaaaaaagctga